The Mytilus edulis chromosome 5, xbMytEdul2.2, whole genome shotgun sequence genomic interval taatactgttacaagatgaaagagagttagattgtatgtactctaaaagatcttttgaatttttaagtatccacatctgattcacgccacctctagaataggcagtttcacaataactttgaagcccgtctttgattgctgataaaatagatgttaataatttagaaagaggtttcgtggagcacttggaagacccagcaatataccgttgtttgtaaggacacttatgtagtttaggtatccaatacagtgatggaagatccagttcttcatctttggttgaaattccaaaggaacatagaacagacctatgattatccaggatttcctctttggtaagtttcgtgagggtatatgttgagttaccgagtgaattgtcaatacctaattcgtttatcaagcagttgatgtagtgacttttacacacaaaaacgatgttatttggggctttatctgcagggacaacaacatatttgtcatggaggtcggataggtgttttgcaacatttgggtctttaaagattgacgtagcatgggcattgatggacccattcagtttcttaattctgatttgtatcaacgacctcactgccttaatccattcggaaagagtgtctacgtcttccttctcgcgcttagcccattgcctggcataatccccgactgaatccatcaaaattttaaagttgtatttccaattgatggatttaggctcacgatatttgggacctttcgataacacatttcgtagagaagtgttattaacaatgttaaggtcaccggtaataacgtggccagcaggattatatgtgaatttggaactagcacaagtgcaatcaggaggtttagacttgaagtcgtcaatatcgagatcctgcaaaacgcgtttgtaattgaaaattttagttgcaataggtttggtataggaaattattggtacagactggtctttgaaataaggaggtattttcgattgcactaatttatgatgaaggatattgcctaggttgacgccatcgagacctttgttggcaaaggaaagattaagaaaagatcttttctctttttcatcttttccaatgcgaactggcttgaaaagtctgtgacttgcaatatccgaaattatagcttcaagtttgtattggtttgaatgagggtttgtaacagtggattccaaacataaattgaacagagaatgaagtttcgaaaggggtaatgaataaagtttcgtgcgaatgtgatgaatacctaacggcttttgtatgaatggcagcaagtcattaatagagacatcatgcagagaaggtgatgtataatgacgatgaccatgactgcgtctacgtcgaggagtcgagttgaaaatattcatcacattcaccgagttacacgaaggactagatagaatacctataccatcaattttgtcattgcagccataaggtgttgcagttcccagTTGTCTAATCCAGTAGACAATTCGAAGTAACACgttctttctaatacaacacagggtacatataacgtgttctcgttcacatatgcacatgatatttgtcactggacgttaaaccctaattcgtcagcatcatccaattgttttttttttcttctattacttaatcatatattgtttacaaatcactttaaagaagtaaacggaaaggagccaatgcagctacatttggttattttaagtttcaactcattttattccgtttagttcctttctacataagtgcagaggagaactacagttgtctatggtggccgttgaagtccatttcgcgttttcgcgatttcgcctttcatattctatagggcgaaaacgtgaaatcgcgaaaaggcgaaaacacgaaaacgcgaagtcgaaaacgagaaatcggtatatagaatatgtaaggcgaaaacgctaaagcgctaaaacgcacaatggcattaacctgccacgatagttgtccgcatgtaaacttctagaatttgtcaccaatataagtacatcgcaatccgttactgtttcaacagccatcggtgttacatgtgtgtattcttaaacaagtattatttttctctcgtttttagcaatgtatcactctctactgtccttatatattattctatattctgcgtttccattcagattctcgtgtataccatgagggtccggattgaggatattgtttatttctgtattctttaaattgttatgtcatttttttctacattttatttatcttactcattaatctttcttttcatattttgtcatcccaatatgtTTTacatactgatgtttagttacattacgacgtttatctctgatttatatactggttaccaatgtagatggcaaatttgtgtcattcatgacaattaaacagaatcaacatgatatatgcgatcattcttggatgaaattaatattactttaatattacactttttgaaaccatttttaatcaattttcaatttcatgtgttgtttctgtatatgttatgtttcattgctcatgtgttgttttcgtatattttagccgctcgtcttgagcctgcTCATTTGATCCGaaaacaccccatatagcaataaaataatacttttattgccattcataactcttaacagaccaattcacagaccgggttttatacatccgacccattaacagaccaggttttaaataaaaattgatttatgtcaccaaaacacagattttcgtgtagatttttcacacaatgatatcaatatggttaacaaacataatgcctttcttttttcgatgttcaaaatattgaatgcaagtaaatttaaccaatgtgtcattttgtgtacattttatgtgtgtaaaatgtgtataaatttattgatgagtaacccgccttttcattttatagatcgtacatcgaagctagaaaaataataattacaccactgaattcagtacattgaattgttttgtcagacatgaatactttttatgatgaaaatatattaagaaagttatacaatgaaacatgctgaactttcaatgattttctcgataacacctgattaacagactttagccaacccgattaacagaccaaccgccgatatagccgcatatttaatatagattaaccgaccaatctctcggtgagccgagtgtcggccgtgttgcCAAAAAGTTAGAATTAACAGAAGCCTCATGCGTCGTGACGACACCAACACTTTTACCTGTAGTGATGGAGGCAATTAGAATCAATGTTAAAATACAGACCAACATCAAGGTATCGTAACTTTCAAATCattgatttttgtttgaaatatttccaTTTTGATCAAATTCACGAGTTATAGATTTTTTATACATTCCGCatgaatataattaaatatatatgatacTTATATATCAAACGAAAAGGCAAAATTTCTGGAACATCTTTCCTTCTTACGTACCTGTTACCTAAATATGCTTCATTGAGATGATATCTGTAATTGTCATATTATATAATCTCTGTTGAAATTAGCATTGGATTGATATGTTGCGACAGACGACATTCATTTCCCAGAGacaattaatatttaaatatgtgTAAAACTTACCTACTAGATAGAAATCAACcgatacaaacaaaaattaatagATATCTGaagttttattattttgtgtAAATGATTTTGATCAGCCTATGATTTAAATAACTACAAGTAATAAAGTCAATAGtctaaatgaaaattgaaatgcaTATGTTAAATAGAGAGAAGGTGACTACATTTCATTataattaatgaagaaaaaaatagctTCTTTTTCTTCATGTAGGATATCATCACTCTGGGTCACGTGTCCGGTTACAAATCTATAAACACATTAATGGAAGATGATGGCACTGCTTTCCCTGAAGATCTACAAGTTGATTGTGAAAACGATATCGTTGTCTTGCCATTTTCCAGTGGAACCACAGGATTCCCAAAGGCAGTTATGTTGAATCATCGGTGTCTGGTTGGAAACCTTCAACAACTAAGGTTTATTTTTCTCCTTCTGTTGACGTATTGTCAAAAGCGATTTTGTTCTTTCATTGATTCGaggatttttaattttaaccgtctatatatatattcaatgtaaaatATTCTATACTTGAAATAAGGCACtcgtttattaatatatttttgagTTATGTGATAGGTACGTGCGCCAATGTTTAACTCTGTTCACATGTCCTCTAGTAAAAAAAACTCACCACAGACACCCGGGCAACATTATGTacctacgccagacgcgcgcttcgtccACAAAAACTCgtcagtgacgctggaatccaAAATAGGGTTATAGTAGTAGACTTCTGATATGTTTCTGCTctcatatttcaaattttcaaatatgaATTATGTTAGGTATttgtacctttggtatctttcgcctgtcTTTTAATTGACAAATACACCGACATAAAACGTCTTATCCtgttataaaaatttcagaatCTGGCAAATTGTCggtataaatatttttgtatattaacAACAAAAGTAGTGTTGAgcaatttgtttgatttcaattgtgttttttttttgtttaaaaatatatgtaccaaGAATGCAGTACAATGATTTGAAAGTCCAGTTAACGACACTTATTATTATTGCAGTTGTGCACTGCCAATGACTCCTGATGATAGCGTTCTTGCAGTTTCACCAATGTTCCATGCATATGGCATGACTGTCATAACATACTTTGCTTTTGCTGGTGGTAATAAACTGGTGACACTTCCAAGGTTTGATCCAGGTTTATTTCTACAagcaattcaaaatgaaaaggtAAAGGCATTATTTCATCCTTTTAACATGTTTAcagacatttcaaaatatttttaaattgctgaaaaattaaaagacattGAACGTGTTCAATTATATCAGTTTCAGAATCGCAtgtttgtttaaaacattttggcCACTTACATggctaaataaaattgataactaacaatgaaaaccaattatgTACATTTCACTTTTTCGTATTTGTTTAGATATCACTCCTTCATTTGGTACCACCAATGTCAGTTTTCATGGTTATACATCCAATGGTGAATGATTTCAACTTATCAAGAGTTCAAAGAGCCATATGTGGCGCTGCACCCCTTGGCGAAACTGTTCATGAAGAATTTGTgtcaaagttaaatataaatttatttcaagGTATTCAAATGTAATAACTTGtagtgtaattggttttaaatttttattattttattatttgcgaatgtttgtcaatattacaaagaaaatatgaaaacaacgCTTGTAATCTATCAAAACACTACATTTTCTTTATGTTGAATTGTTTAAGAAAACTTTTTTAAAAGATTGATAACCCTATGAACGACAATGTTTGAATGATGAAGTAAGAAACTGTTTACCGGAATTACAATGTATCATCagtaaaataaaatgctacaactagtaaaatataaatataaagatatccAGATACGTCATGAAAGTAAAATGGGCTTTTCTGTTAACCTCTGGGGTCACTTTTAACATCAGATGTACCATTAACTCAACATTCAAAGGAAACTATTTCcttattataaaatttttaaCCATAGTGAAATGAGATTTTGACGATGATATTGATGATTGTGTTTCAGGTTATGGTATGACAGAATTTGGACCATATTCCCTTTGTGAAGCAATTCCAGCAAATATCGGCACAGTAGGAAAACCAGTTCCCAATACTTTGTGCAAGGTAACAtattcaatttgaattatataaacCCTATTTGTAATTTAGTTAAACATGattgatttgaaatatatttgaatattggCATTTTAACTCTTCTTTGCTAATATAGCTCTCTTAcatggtaaaaatataaaacatggtCAAAGGTTTTGATACAATAGTGCAAACTTATGTcaactactgtaaaccaacttatttttgagattttcacatgtcttaaACGGGCTaaacacgaaattaaatattcgcgaaaatacatttaaagtataCTGTTGAAAGTCCAACAGTGATATACAGAGGTTGACATTCTTGCCCTTTATTCTTCGGGGTACTAGGAATCGTCTCGTTTGGGTTTTTATACTTTATATTCACTTTCTCTTGCTTATTTACTGACATTTCATTTATTTGCCATTTGCAAACCTTTTATTTCGGTTAGTCTTCTTTGTATACAAGTAAGAGATATTAATGTTATGAACGTACATTTAGTTCGCGTGTATGCAATAATGGTCAAATACTCATGAGACGGATTGGGAAGAAACATAGGGTTAGCAGTGATTTTACTCTTCAAAGTTATATTATAATAAAGTGTGTAAGGTTATTGTATGGATGGTATACCTGAACTTATcatttttaaactacaaattaaCTTATGAGGGCTACGTCATATATTCCTCCAATTTTGAGAAGGTGAAAATGTCTCCTTGTCCTCTGTTTCGCTGGAGAAAGTACAATAAAACATGAGTTTTTCTTTCACGAAATTGTTACGGCCAAACATAATCGTAAGCGGAGGTTACTCTATGGAAATTCAAACCTAATTTTACAGTTTTTCAATATTCAATTTAGACTGTTGAAATAGTACAATTAGTCATATCtgtataagaaaaagaaaaagagaaattTCTACCGATTACTTTAACAGATATACAAATGAGTCTAATTATTAGGCTATATAGTATAAAGTCTTCACTCAATGCAACTGTTTTATACACAAATACAACAGAATATATTAcgagaaaaaaaccaacattaaactaatttctttaattttctaagATAGTTCACGCAGGAACTACCAACTTAATCACAAATGTTGGCGAGTCAGATGAGATATGCCATAAGGGACCACAGTTAATGAAAGGATATTTACACAACCAAGAGGCTACAAATGAGATAGTCAAAGAAGGTTGGATACACACAGGTGAGTATTGTAATAGCCTTTCATGACGTCATAATTTTTTGGACTAATTTGGCACATACACAAGGCATTTGGatcgtaaataaaggcaacagtagtatcaTAGTATAGCATTGTTCAACATTCTTAAATCGattaaagagaaaacaaatccgggtttcaaactaaaaccgagagaaacacatgaACCATACGTgggaaacaacggaacaacagaaacactgaagtgcaacaaaatcaaacgccaataaaacatacataaaaacgaactatctaataacagctgccatattcctaacttggtaacaaacattaaaagaaaagaaaaaaaaatgaaaaaaaatcaggcTACATGTTCCTGTTATTTTCACTCAGTCTTTTGCACGTAGCGGTTTCgataatctataaaaatatttattaaattagcAAATGAAGATTTATATAATTAGACTCATTCAAGCTTGATAATTGATGATGTATATGTTTGGAGTCCTCTTTTAGTTCAACTGCTAGAGTATGCAATATCAATTGTGCATGTAAGATGTCTCTTTAACAATAAAGTTGATAACAGGTCAAACCAAAGTAAAATTAATCGCAATCTTAACTTAATAAAGTCAAATATAGCATTGGTACACCAAATACTTATGAGTTTGAGAATATCTTGTAATCCTTACATCTCTTGTTTTGCTGAATCGACTCTTAGCCAGTCTTAGGCGAGTGGTTCACTGTGTCAAAGTCGGCTGTATTAACAAGTGTTATATATCATACAAGCGAACACTCATTTAATCATGTATTCATTGCTTGctattatttgtttaattaaagATATGCGTTTTAAGTTTCTTATATTTAGGGGACATTGATCATATACGAAAAGATGGTAATGTGGTTATAACAGATTACAGGTAATGTGGTTATAACAGATTACAGGTAATGTGGTTATAACAGATACATAGAGTTAAAGATCTGATCAAATATAAGGCTTTATAGGTAAACGGAATAGTATCATTTACTTGTTTGTATTTCATACCCCaacttcacaaaattccgtacaatCAACAGTTTATTGCCAATTCATCAATATGATTTACAAAAGAACTGTACATtccatatacaaagaataaaagaGGGTCTTCAGACATACTGTGAAAATGTAAACACGCTTAGCAGTCATATGTGTATTCTAATTAAAAAtgtagacaattttaaatctcgatctTTCTCTTAAATCAATTCTATCAAAACGAACTCTGAACCACCATTATCCATGTGAAATAGaaaaatcgtctaaaagaaataatccacaatggtcataaatgttttttgatatagaaatggtagcatacgctatgaatttgttatttttggataccatacggcatacctaattaatagtgaacaaaaaggtaaaatatgctacaaaaaaaaataagtgacCAGTACGATGGAGGTTCATATTGACAACATGTTTGTTGAATTTGAAGATAGACTTCATCAATAAAATGTCGGCATTCATATGGTAAGAAATGTGCGCCTCTCCTTTTCGAcctctttttaattttcatattagtCGGAGTTCTTTCAGACACGTTTCGAAAACAATAGATCTAAGAAGACAGATCATTTACTTTCACATTTAGATACTAGTATAttaataatgttcttttcattgaCAATCCAACCTTTTCTGATAAGGTTCCATTAATacatcccccagaactagaaattaaaaaaaaaaaaaacagtcacgCCTTCCTCTGTCTCATTTTAAGAATTATACATCGAATATGAcataccagaatctatgacaaacgagactaATTCAGTTTTGAAATTATTCTCACGCCTTAGttgcaatataccaacttcaccttcGTTGTGGGATACATATTTctcaacttattcggtattcaataGATTGCAGCTACTGCCTAGACTTTACTAAACGTCAcaagtgtctgagcagaaagttgatggaCACGGATTATGTCAAATAACGTCTCGTcccttttaaaattaaagtttatcGGAGGTACCAATTATAATGttgttatattatttgtcattttatcattgtTAATTGTTGAcgtttactgtttagtctatatTTGGTGTGCATCCAATCAATTTCGTGTACTGTGCTCATTTTttctattcttgtctttcatttttgcgaATGTGATTTGTCtgtatgcttttttgtttttctttgttgacatatttgtttgttttattgttattaaGGTTATAATACAaagtttacctattatgtctgtatgttttgttcacacattattgtcaatataatagaattttaacCAGTTTTAGTCCACTAATTACTACGTAAGGAAATACAGGTActaagtcaggattatgacaattgttttccattcgtttgatgtgttggagcttttgattatgccatttgatacacatcttcgctagccaagggttacgatccactccctcTCTCTCCACAGGACtttctgtatttttgtgttttttttaactttttgtatcttcaatatttacaatttcataacaGATAGTGTAAATGATCTGATAAATTAAAGACTTTGTAGTAAAAGGGGGAAAGTTTTACATCTTCACATAGATTTTAACATTGGTACTAGTATCGGTCTGATAAAATATAAGGCTGTGCAGGTAAAGGGAAATGT includes:
- the LOC139524943 gene encoding uncharacterized protein, with the protein product MAFRFARSLVRSTWKIADGTTCHRQLSISTRLQTIIGSPHPDLDIGKQSLLEYLFSKHSHRTALVEYESGKSYTYSQVKEYAVRIASALRKLGYKKGDIIAIHATNSPEYAIVLLALPAADIITLGHVSGYKSINTLMEDDGTAFPEDLQVDCENDIVVLPFSSGTTGFPKAVMLNHRCLVGNLQQLSCALPMTPDDSVLAVSPMFHAYGMTVITYFAFAGGNKLVTLPRFDPGLFLQAIQNEKISLLHLVPPMSVFMVIHPMVNDFNLSRVQRAICGAAPLGETVHEEFVSKLNINLFQGYGMTEFGPYSLCEAIPANIGTVGKPVPNTLCKIVHAGTTNLITNVGESDEICHKGPQLMKGYLHNQEATNEIVKEGWIHTGDIDHIRKDGNVVITDYRLIIIDRVNGLLKYNMYKVLQLMEMVLYLQGLIITDRLNGMLKYKALQIAPAVLKDVLLKHPEVQDAAVIDHVADFKLLRGGIQLQKLFQKHLVGKYLDGL